In Phormidium yuhuli AB48, one genomic interval encodes:
- the rpmH gene encoding 50S ribosomal protein L34, translating to MTKRTFGGTVRKRKRTSGFRARMRIKTGRRVINSRRRKGRARLSV from the coding sequence ATGACTAAACGAACTTTCGGCGGAACTGTCCGCAAACGTAAACGGACCTCTGGCTTCCGCGCCCGGATGCGAATCAAAACCGGGCGGCGAGTAATCAACTCTCGTCGTCGCAAAGGGCGGGCCCGCCTTTCCGTTTAG
- the rnpA gene encoding ribonuclease P protein component: protein MLPKAHRLRHWKDFQTVYRRGHRARARVLGLRAYRQSQPETEGNSTHSVPPTRFGISVGRKISKKAVVRNQIKRRLRAALRQLLPRVQPGWDVIVIAYPEAKECNSRHFLQELEQLLARVEVLNGHSRGSLL from the coding sequence GTGCTACCTAAGGCTCATCGACTTCGCCATTGGAAAGACTTTCAAACGGTTTATCGGCGTGGCCATCGTGCGCGCGCTCGCGTGCTGGGATTACGAGCCTACCGCCAATCCCAACCCGAGACTGAGGGGAACAGCACTCACTCCGTTCCCCCAACTCGCTTCGGTATTAGCGTCGGTCGTAAAATCAGTAAAAAAGCCGTTGTCCGTAACCAAATTAAACGACGACTTCGGGCCGCATTGCGCCAGTTACTCCCCCGAGTCCAGCCCGGGTGGGATGTGATTGTTATTGCCTATCCCGAAGCCAAAGAGTGCAATTCACGACACTTTCTGCAAGAATTAGAGCAGTTGTTGGCAAGAGTCGAGGTACTCAATGGGCATTCGCGAGGAAGTCTTTTATGA
- the yidC gene encoding membrane protein insertase YidC, with translation MDFGVGFLSNNVMLPILDLFYGIVPSYGLAIVALTLVIRFALYPLSAKSIRSMRRMRVAQPAMQKRVKEVQERYKDDPAKQQEEMSAVYKEFGNPLAGCLPILVQMPVLFALFATLRGSPFADIGYQVDVEIFPREQIERIQPQVYTSDPKNIYVTDGVHRQIAAVLPAGNRLVVGEKVNLEFQSLDGTPLAQLLQDYDNPEVQPQWQVKDGENRVSLQEDGTLEALQPGKVTLEGKIPGLAANKGFLFIQALGRVGATGDNGQIHWDIVGMVLFFGLSLYLNQILSGQGQDSNANPQQQTISKLTPVIFSGMFLFFPLPAGVLMYMVVANIFQTLQTFILSREPLPENLQKIVDAQEKAKAKEGNRQELPFEPKRKKKAGQS, from the coding sequence ATGGATTTTGGTGTTGGTTTTCTCTCCAATAACGTAATGCTGCCGATCCTAGATTTATTCTATGGGATCGTGCCGAGCTACGGACTGGCAATTGTTGCCCTAACCCTGGTGATCCGATTCGCGCTTTACCCCCTCAGCGCCAAATCGATCCGCAGTATGCGTCGAATGCGTGTTGCGCAGCCGGCCATGCAGAAACGGGTAAAAGAAGTCCAAGAACGCTATAAAGACGATCCGGCGAAACAGCAAGAAGAAATGAGTGCTGTTTACAAAGAGTTCGGCAACCCCCTAGCGGGATGTTTGCCGATTCTGGTCCAAATGCCGGTGCTATTCGCCCTATTTGCCACCTTACGGGGATCACCGTTTGCCGATATTGGCTACCAGGTGGATGTCGAGATTTTCCCTCGGGAACAGATCGAGCGCATCCAGCCTCAGGTGTACACCAGTGACCCCAAAAATATCTATGTCACCGATGGGGTTCACCGGCAAATTGCAGCGGTGTTACCCGCTGGCAATCGCTTGGTGGTGGGTGAGAAGGTTAACCTAGAGTTTCAATCCCTCGATGGGACGCCCCTGGCACAGTTGCTGCAAGACTATGATAACCCGGAGGTTCAACCCCAATGGCAAGTCAAAGATGGGGAAAATCGGGTGAGTCTGCAAGAGGATGGAACCCTAGAAGCGCTACAACCGGGTAAAGTGACCTTAGAGGGCAAAATCCCCGGACTCGCAGCTAATAAAGGCTTCCTGTTTATTCAGGCCTTGGGCCGCGTTGGTGCAACGGGGGACAATGGACAAATCCACTGGGATATTGTGGGTATGGTTCTCTTCTTTGGCTTAAGTCTCTATCTCAACCAGATTCTCTCAGGACAAGGACAAGATAGTAATGCCAATCCTCAGCAGCAAACCATCAGTAAGCTAACGCCGGTGATTTTTTCGGGGATGTTCCTATTTTTCCCGCTTCCGGCTGGGGTGCTGATGTACATGGTGGTGGCAAACATCTTTCAAACCCTACAAACCTTTATTTTGTCTCGGGAACCGCTCCCGGAAAATCTGCAAAAAATTGTGGATGCTCAAGAAAAAGCGAAAGCGAAAGAGGGTAACCGTCAGGAGTTGCCATTTGAGCCGAAACGCAAGAAAAAAGCCGGTCAGTCTTGA
- a CDS encoding YceD family protein, whose amino-acid sequence MEPIYVPSLLKAPQKTEVIEFKQFIPELDTLMPVRGTLSVSHAGTYLQIQATLEAIVTLTCDRCLQQYNHRLNVSPEEVIWLDVNADRFEDLPLEQEVLSEELTESLHPEGHFDPEKWLYEQLCLALPHRKLCRQDCGGIDVESANPPTLDHRWAALQDLKGKLPREPTR is encoded by the coding sequence ATGGAACCGATTTATGTTCCGTCACTACTAAAAGCACCGCAAAAAACTGAAGTCATCGAGTTTAAGCAATTTATTCCCGAATTGGACACCTTGATGCCGGTGCGTGGGACTCTGTCAGTCAGCCATGCGGGGACTTACCTCCAGATTCAGGCCACCCTGGAGGCCATTGTTACCCTGACCTGCGATCGCTGCCTGCAACAATACAATCATCGCCTCAATGTCTCCCCCGAAGAAGTGATTTGGCTCGATGTCAATGCCGATCGCTTCGAGGATCTGCCCCTGGAACAAGAAGTCCTCAGCGAAGAACTGACCGAGAGTTTGCATCCTGAGGGTCACTTTGACCCAGAAAAATGGCTCTATGAACAATTATGTCTAGCCCTGCCGCATCGCAAACTCTGTCGTCAAGACTGTGGCGGGATTGATGTGGAGAGCGCCAACCCCCCCACCCTCGATCACCGCTGGGCCGCCTTGCAAGATCTCAAAGGAAAACTCCCACGTGAGCCAACTCGTTAA
- a CDS encoding AAA family ATPase, with translation MSFKDEFELLLRARYPILYISTLEEERVEATIHQSAKTQGNRAVYIWDFVDGYQGNANDAGTARRNPLQALEQVEKLPANSPAIFILRDFHRFLEDISISRKLRNLARLLKSQPKNLVLLAPNVAIPEDLSEVLTVMEFSLPSAEEIRREIEGLLSAMGRPLGDRLLDEMVRSCQGLSLERIRRVLARAIATHGQLEPGDVDLILEEKRQTIRQTRILEFYGATEEISDIGGLDNLKDWLLRRGGGFSEKARDYGLPYPRGLLLVGIQGTGKSLSAKAIAHHWHLPLLRLDVGRLFAGLVGESESRTRQMIQVAEALAPCVLWIDEIDKAFAGLGGSGDGGTTSRVFGTFITWLAEKDSPVFVVATANNIQVLPPEILRKGRFDEIFFVGLPTQAERREIFSVHLSRLRPHNLANYDLDRLAYETPDFSGAEIEQMIVEAMHIGFSQDRDFTTQDILEAASQIVPLARTAQEQIQFLQDWASSGKARLASRQGSLSSRIQGQLRGES, from the coding sequence ATGAGTTTTAAAGACGAATTTGAACTGCTGCTGCGGGCCCGTTACCCGATTCTCTACATTTCAACCCTGGAAGAAGAACGGGTGGAAGCGACGATTCACCAGTCCGCCAAAACCCAGGGCAATCGTGCGGTGTATATCTGGGATTTTGTGGACGGCTATCAGGGCAATGCCAATGATGCGGGAACAGCACGGCGCAACCCCTTGCAAGCCTTGGAACAGGTGGAGAAATTGCCCGCCAATTCCCCAGCTATCTTTATTTTGCGGGACTTTCATCGCTTCCTAGAGGATATTTCTATCTCCCGCAAGCTGCGCAATCTGGCTCGCTTGCTCAAATCTCAACCCAAGAACTTGGTCCTGTTGGCGCCGAATGTGGCCATCCCCGAAGATCTCAGTGAAGTCTTGACGGTGATGGAGTTTTCCTTGCCCAGCGCCGAGGAAATTCGCCGAGAAATAGAGGGATTGTTGTCAGCGATGGGCCGGCCCTTGGGCGATCGCCTCCTCGATGAGATGGTGCGCTCCTGTCAGGGCCTCTCCCTAGAGCGGATTCGTCGGGTGTTGGCCCGGGCGATCGCCACCCATGGCCAACTCGAACCCGGCGATGTTGACCTAATCCTCGAAGAAAAACGCCAAACCATTCGCCAAACCCGAATCCTGGAATTTTACGGGGCCACCGAAGAAATTAGCGACATTGGCGGACTCGATAACCTCAAAGATTGGCTGCTGCGCCGAGGTGGGGGCTTCTCAGAAAAAGCCCGTGACTATGGCTTACCCTATCCCCGAGGCCTCCTCCTGGTGGGCATTCAAGGAACGGGAAAATCCCTCAGTGCCAAGGCGATCGCCCATCATTGGCATCTCCCCCTATTACGCCTAGATGTGGGGCGACTCTTCGCCGGCCTCGTGGGCGAATCTGAATCCCGCACCCGCCAAATGATTCAAGTGGCCGAAGCCCTCGCGCCCTGCGTTCTCTGGATTGATGAAATCGATAAGGCCTTCGCCGGCTTAGGTGGGAGTGGCGATGGGGGAACCACCAGCCGCGTTTTTGGCACCTTTATCACCTGGCTGGCGGAAAAAGATTCCCCCGTCTTTGTCGTCGCCACCGCCAACAATATCCAAGTGTTACCGCCAGAAATCTTGCGTAAGGGTCGTTTCGATGAAATTTTCTTCGTCGGATTGCCCACTCAAGCCGAACGACGGGAAATTTTTTCCGTCCATCTATCCCGATTGCGACCCCATAACCTCGCCAACTACGATCTCGATCGCCTCGCCTATGAAACTCCCGATTTTTCCGGGGCGGAGATTGAACAAATGATTGTCGAAGCCATGCACATCGGTTTCAGTCAGGATCGTGACTTTACTACCCAGGATATCCTAGAGGCAGCCAGCCAAATTGTGCCCCTGGCTCGCACGGCTCAAGAGCAAATCCAATTTCTCCAAGACTGGGCCAGCTCCGGTAAAGCCCGTTTAGCATCCCGTCAAGGGAGTTTATCGAGTCGTATCCAAGGACAACTACGCGGTGAGTCGTGA
- a CDS encoding PH domain-containing protein, giving the protein MGIREEVFYEGGPHIGDLIFNILIGLTVIGLPLTVGAVIRALWLRFRITNRRLSVTGGWMGRDRTDVVYSEIRKIVTVPRGFGLWGDMVLTLEGGSRLELRAVPQFREVYNYIQEHLSPDAQQVSGSLGQ; this is encoded by the coding sequence ATGGGCATTCGCGAGGAAGTCTTTTATGAAGGAGGTCCCCATATCGGCGACCTCATTTTCAATATCCTAATTGGCTTAACGGTCATTGGCCTACCCCTGACGGTTGGGGCGGTCATTCGTGCCCTCTGGTTGCGGTTTCGGATTACCAACCGCCGCCTATCGGTCACTGGAGGCTGGATGGGGCGCGATCGCACCGATGTAGTCTATTCAGAAATTCGCAAAATTGTGACCGTTCCCCGAGGCTTCGGACTCTGGGGAGATATGGTATTAACCCTCGAAGGGGGGAGTCGGCTCGAACTGCGAGCGGTCCCTCAGTTTCGGGAGGTGTACAATTACATTCAAGAGCATTTGTCCCCCGATGCCCAACAGGTTAGTGGCTCTCTAGGACAATAA